The following are from one region of the Bos mutus isolate GX-2022 chromosome 18, NWIPB_WYAK_1.1, whole genome shotgun sequence genome:
- the TMEM160 gene encoding transmembrane protein 160: MGGGWWWARAARLARLRFRGALLPPPRPRSGGARGSFAPGHGPRAGASPPPVSELDRADAWLLRKAHETAFLSWFRNGLLASGIGVISFMQSDMGREAAYGFFLLGGLCVVWGGTSYVVGLAALRGPMQLSVGGAAAGVGAVLAAGLLWACAVGLYMGQLELDVELVPEDDGTTAAEGPDEAGRPPPE; this comes from the exons ATGGGAGGCGGCTGGTGGTGGGCTCGAGCCGCCCGCCTTGCCCGACTCCGCTTCCGGGGGGCGCTGCTGCCGCCTCCGCGGCCCCGGAGCGGGGGCGCTCGGGGGTCCTTTGCCCCTGGCCATGGCCCCCGCGCTGGGGCTTCGCCGCCGCCCGTGTCCGAGCTGGACCGCGCAGACGCCTGGCTCCTCCGGAAGGCGCATGAGACAG CCTTCCTCTCGTGGTTCCGCAATGGCCTCCTGGCATCGGGCATCGGGGTCATCTCCTTCATGCAGAGCGACATGGGCCGGGAGGCTGCCTATG GCTTCTTCCTGCTGGGCGGCCTATGCGTGGTGTGGGGCGGCACCTCCTACGTGGTGGGCCTGGCGGCACTGCGGGGGCCCATGCAGCTCTCGGTGGGGGGCGCGGCCGCGGGCGTGGGGGCCGTGCTGGCTGCCGGCCTGCTCTGGGCTTGTGCTGTTGGCCTCTACATGGGCCAGCTGGAGCTGGATGTAGAACTGGTACCCGAGGATGACGGAACCACCGCGGCCGAAGGGCCTGATGAGGCAGGCCGGCCTCCACCTGAGTGA